The Cervus canadensis isolate Bull #8, Minnesota chromosome X, ASM1932006v1, whole genome shotgun sequence genome contains a region encoding:
- the POU3F4 gene encoding POU domain, class 3, transcription factor 4: MATAASNPYSILTSSSLVHADSAGMQQGSPFRNPQKLLQSDYLQGVPSNGHPLGHHWVTSLSDGGPWSSTLATSPLEQQDVKPAREDLQLGAIIHHRSPHVAHHSPHTNHPNAWGASPAPNPSITSSGQPLNVYSQPGFTVSGMLEHGGLTPPPASASAQSLHPVLREAPDHGDLGSHHCQDHSDEETPTSDELEQFAKQFKQRRIKLGFTQADVGLALGTLYGNVFSQTTICRFEALQLSFKNMCKLKPLLNKWLEEADSSTGSPTSIDKIAAQGRKRKKRTSIEVSVKGVLETHFLKCPKPAAQEISSLADSLQLEKEVVRVWFCNRRQKEKRMTPPGDQQPHEVYSHTHTVKTDTSCHDL, encoded by the coding sequence ATGGCCACAGCTGCCTCGAATCCCTACAGCATTCTCACTTCCAGCTCTCTAGTCCATGCGGACTCTGCGGGCATGCAGCAGGGGAGTCCTTTCCGAAACCCTCAGAAACTTCTCCAAAGTGATTACTTGCAGGGAGTTCCTAGCAATGGGCATCCCCTCGGGCATCATTGGGTAACCAGTCTGAGCGATGGAGGGCCATGGTCCTCCACACTGGCCACCAGCCCCCTGGAACAGCAAGACGTGAAGCCTGCGCGCGAAGACCTACAGTTGGGTGCGATCATCCATCATCGCTCGCCGCATGTCGCCCACCACTCTCCGCACACTAACCATCCGAATGCCTGGGGAGCGAGCCCGGCTCCGAATCCGTCCATTACGTCGAGCGGCCAACCCCTTAATGTGTACTCCCAGCCTGGCTTCACGGTGAGCGGCATGCTGGAGCACGGGGGGCTCACTCCACCGCCGGCTTCTGCCTCAGCTCAGAGCTTACATCCAGTGCTCCGGGAAGCCCCAGACCACGGCGACCTAGGTTCGCATCACTGCCAGGACCATTCGGACGAGGAGACACCAACCTCGGATGAGTTGGAACAGTTTGCCAAACAGTTCAAACAAAGAAGAATCAAGCTGGGCTTCACGCAGGCTGACGTGGGGCTGGCGCTGGGCACATTGTATGGCAACGTGTTTTCTCAAACCACCATCTGCAGGTTCGAGGCCTTACAACTGAGCTTCAAGAACATGTGCAAGCTGAAGCCGCTGCTGAACAAGTGGCTGGAAGAGGCTGATTCATCCACAGGGAGCCCGACCAGCATTGACAAGATCGCGGCACAGGGTCGCAAGCGGAAGAAGAGAACCTCTATCGAGGTGAGTGTCAAGGGCGTATTGGAGACGCATTTCCTCAAGTGTCCGAAGCCTGCGGCGCAGGAGATTTCCTCGCTGGCAGACAGCCTCCAGTTGGAGAAAGAAGTGGTGCGTGTCTGGTTCTGTAAtcgaagacagaaagagaaaagaatgactCCACCAGGGGATCAGCAGCCACATGAGGTTTATTCGCACACGCACACGGTGAAAACAGACACGTCCTGCCATGATCTCTGA